From a single Elgaria multicarinata webbii isolate HBS135686 ecotype San Diego chromosome 18, rElgMul1.1.pri, whole genome shotgun sequence genomic region:
- the LOC134410517 gene encoding apelin receptor-like — protein MLVFVLGLSGNGLVIFTVWRGAPAKRRSADTYIGHLALADLAFVVTLPLWAAYTALRFHWPFGSALCKLSSYLVLLNMFASAFCLGCLSFERYLAIVHALPRSAGRAPSRARASTLLALAAVWLLAGLLALPALLLRDTRPRGPLAPAPGANASAQAQAQAPAAAAAVECDMDFSGVASSAEAEGYWLAALSLATTALGFVLPLLLMTLCYCCIGATVSRHFQKHARKEEGRQRRRLLRVIATLVAVFAACWLPFHVLKSAYVLAWVGLLRLPCAWLGLILRLHPYATCLAYINSCLNPFLYAFFDSRFRAQCLLLLGVRKARRAQAGSVSSTLSGQTQKSEVPSLGTKV, from the coding sequence ATGCTGGTGTTCGTGCTGGGCCTGTCGGGCAACGGGCTGGTGATCTTCACGGTGTGGCGCGGCGCGCCGGCCAAGCGCCGCTCGGCCGACACGTACATCGGCCACCTGGCGCTGGCCGACCTGGCCTTCGTGGTGACGCTGCCGCTGTGGGCGGCCTACACGGCGCTGCGCTTCCACTGGCCCTTCGGCTCGGCGCTGTGCAAGCTCAGCAGCTACCTGGTGCTGCTCAACATGTTCGCCTCGGCCTTCTGCCTGGGCTGCCTGAGCTTCGAGCGCTACCTGGCCATCGTGCACGCGCTGCCGCGCTCGGCCGGCCGGGCCCCGTCCCGCGCGCGCGCCTCCACGCTGCTGGCGCTGGCCGCCGTCTGGCTGCTGGCCGGGCtgctggcgctgccggcgctgcTGCTGCGCGACACGCGGCCCCGCGGGCCCCTCGCCCCCGCCCCCGGCGCCAACGCCtcggcccaggcccaggcccaggcgcccgccgccgccgccgccgtcgagTGCGACATGGACTTCAGCGGCGTGGCGTCAAGCGCCGAGGCCGAGGGCTACTGGCTGGCGGCGCTCAGCCTGGCCACCACGGCGCTGGGCTtcgtgctgccgctgctgctcatGACGCTGTGCTACTGCTGCATCGGCGCCACCGTCAGCCGCCACTTCCAGAAGCACGCGCGCAAGGAGGAGGGCCGGCAGCGGCGGCGCCTGCTGCGCGTCATCGCCACGCTGGTGGCCGTCTTCGCGGCCTGCTGGCTGCCCTTCCACGTGCTCAAGAGCGCCTACGTGCTGGCCTGGGTGGGCCTGCTGCGGCTGCCCTGCGCCTGGCTGGGCCTCATCCTGCGCCTGCACCCCTACGCCACCTGCCTGGCCTACATCAACAGCTGCCTCAACCCCTTCCTCTACGCCTTCTTCGACAGCCGCTTCCGCGCCCAgtgcctgctgctgctgggcgTGCGCAAGGCGCGGCGCGCCCAGGCCGGCTCCGTCTCCTCCACCCTCAGCGGGCAGACCCAGAAGTCCGAGGTGCCTTCGCTGGGCACCAAGGTGTGA